From Miscanthus floridulus cultivar M001 chromosome 15, ASM1932011v1, whole genome shotgun sequence, the proteins below share one genomic window:
- the LOC136507430 gene encoding lysine-rich arabinogalactan protein 18-like — MGFNGSNTKRIGPLLHPQRWPSPCRSLPVPAPALAFPTPPPPLPCHHAAPGASSRLRPAIQVSPPASSQPSKRCRLPRPSKRCRLPCRHRPAPTPSSPLLVQACPAPPPPLQAPVSTAPLRSRPNGWEQQFDGGRPEG; from the exons ATGGGTTTC AACGGGTCGAACACAAAACGGATCGGCCCTCTCCTCCATCCCCAGCGCTGGCCTTCCCCATGCCGCTCCCTCCCcgtgccggcgccggcgctggccTTCCCCACGCCACCCCCTCCCCTGCCCTGCCACCACGCCGCTCCAGGTGCCTCGTCCCGCCTCCGCCCGGCCATCCAGGTGTCGCCTCCCGCCTCCTCCCAGCCATCCAAGCGCTGCCGCCTCCCTAGGCCATCCAAGCGCTGCCGCCTCCCTTGCCGGCACAGGCCTGCCCCCACGCCTTCTTCTCCCCTGCTGGTGCAGGCTTGCCCCGCGCCTCCCCCTCCACTACAGGCGCCAGTCAGCACCGCTCCACTTCGGAGCCGCCCAAATGGATGGGAGCAGCAGTTCGACGGGGGCCGTCCAGAGGGCTAG
- the LOC136509177 gene encoding protein NRT1/ PTR FAMILY 4.3-like isoform X1 — protein MALQDLVDWRGRPVNQKKQGGVRASVFIHFLIVMSNMATIPMIMNLVTYLHGTMHMDVKDASTTSTNFFGAICFFSFLGAFISDSYIKRFYTILIFAPIEILGYMLLAYQAHFPSLHSPPCDMINNPSDCTPVSGRNLSLLTLGLYLIPVGESSVRTCAAALGGDQFDEDSPAELPGKISFFNWFEISISLGAMVGVVFLVWVQDNVGWDLGFALAALMVLVGTLGVAVGLPFYRHQKPEGSPITRILQVFVAAFRKRKLRVPENLMEMHSKVTDGTGTSVESMDTTAGLMFLDKAAVDDGDTRAWSLCTVAQVEEAKTLLRMIPIFLSSILAYIPFSLLLSLTVEQAGTMDTRLGGITVPPASLTVIPVAVQTLILLVYDRAVMPWLRRATGYAGGVTHLQRAGVGFASSVLAIATAATVEGLRRRRSGRPMSAFCLAPQLVLLCVLDVTSFVGLLEFFYSEVSAGMKSIGGSLVFCILGVASWLGSLLIQVVNDVTARRGGGSSGRDHGWLGGANLNASRLDLFYWLLAVLGLVSFGLYVLCAWSYTYRHDPRMQATTTDGSDVADLHTC, from the exons ATGGCTTTGCAAGACCTTGTGGACTGGAGGGGACGCCCGGTTAACCAAAAAAAGCAAGGTGGAGTCAGAGCCAGCGTCTTCATCCACT TCCTCATTGTGATGTCGAATATGGCAACCATACCCATGATTATGAACCTAGTGACCTACTTGCATGGGACGATGCACATGGACGTGAAGGACGCCTCCACCACGTCCACAaacttcttcggcgccatctgtttcttctccttcttgggtGCCTTCATCTCCGACTCCTACATCAAGCGcttctacaccatcctcatctttGCCCCAATCGAGATCTTG GGGTACATGCTCCTAGCATACCAAGCACACTTCCCGTCGCTTCACTCGCCGCCGTGCGACATGATCAACAACCCCAGCGATTGCACTCCGGTGAGCGGCCGCAACCTGAGCCTGCTCACGCTGGGCCTATACCTGATCCCCGTCGGCGAGAGCTCAGTGCGCACGTGCGCGGCGGCGCTGGGCGGCGACCAGTTCGACGAGGACAGCCCGGCGGAGCTTCCCGGCAAGATCAGCTTCTTCAACTGGTTCGAGATCAGCATATCGCTGGGAGCGATGGTTGGGGTCGTCTTCTTGGTGTGGGTGCAGGACAACGTCGGATGGGACCTTGGCTTCGCGCTCGCTGCGCTCATGGTGCTCGTCGGCACGCTCGGCGTCGCCGTCGGCCTGCCGTTCTACCGGCACCAGAAGCCCGAGGGGAGCCCCATCACGAGAATCCTTCAG GTTTTCGTGGCGGCGTTTAGGAAGAGGAAGCTACGGGTGCCTGAGAATCTGATGGAGATGCATAGTAAGGTCACTGACGGCACTGGCACGAGCGTTGAATCTATGGACACAACTGCTGGCCTCAT GTTCCTTGACAAggcggcggtggacgacggcgacACGCGGGCGTGGTCGCTGTGCACGGTGGCACAGGTGGAGGAGGCCAAGACCCTCCTCCGCATGATTCCCATCTTCCTCAGCTCCATCCTCGCCTACATCCCGTTCTCGCTGCTCCTCTCGCTCACCGTGGAGCAGGCAGGGACCATGGACACCAGGCTCGGCGGCATCACCGTCCCCCCGGCGAGCCTCACCGTCATCCCCGTCGCGGTCCAGACCCTCATCCTGCTGGTCTACGACCGCGCCGTCATGCCGTGGCTACGGCGCGCCACGGGGTACGCCGGCGGCGTGACGCACCTGCAGCGCGCGGGGGTCGGGTTCGCCTCCAGCGTCCTGGCCATCGCCACGGCCGCCACGGTCGAGGGCCTCCGCCGCAGGAGGAGCGGCCGGCCCATGTCGGCGTTCTGTCTGGCGCCGCAGCTCGTCCTCCTCTGCGTCCTGGACGTCACCTCCTTCGTTGGCCTGCTCGAGTTCTTCTACAGCGAGGTGTCCGCGGGCATGAAGTCCATCGGcggctccctcgtcttctgcatcctcGGCGTCGCGTCGTGGCTGGGGAGCTTACTTATCCAGGTGGTCAACGACGTCACAGCTCGCcgtggtggtggcagcagcgggcGCGACCATGGGTGGCTCGGCGGCGCCAACCTCAACGCCAGCCGCCTCGATCTCTTCTACTGGCTCCTTGCGGTGCTGGGGCTCGTCTCTTTCGGTCTCTACGTGCTCTGCGCGTGGAGCTACACCTATAGGCATGATCCCAGGATGCAAGCCACCACAACGGATGGTTCTGATGTAGCCGATCTACACACCTGCTGA
- the LOC136509177 gene encoding protein NRT1/ PTR FAMILY 4.3-like isoform X2, translated as MALQDLVDWRGRPVNQKKQGGVRASVFIHLTYLHGTMHMDVKDASTTSTNFFGAICFFSFLGAFISDSYIKRFYTILIFAPIEILGYMLLAYQAHFPSLHSPPCDMINNPSDCTPVSGRNLSLLTLGLYLIPVGESSVRTCAAALGGDQFDEDSPAELPGKISFFNWFEISISLGAMVGVVFLVWVQDNVGWDLGFALAALMVLVGTLGVAVGLPFYRHQKPEGSPITRILQVFVAAFRKRKLRVPENLMEMHSKVTDGTGTSVESMDTTAGLMFLDKAAVDDGDTRAWSLCTVAQVEEAKTLLRMIPIFLSSILAYIPFSLLLSLTVEQAGTMDTRLGGITVPPASLTVIPVAVQTLILLVYDRAVMPWLRRATGYAGGVTHLQRAGVGFASSVLAIATAATVEGLRRRRSGRPMSAFCLAPQLVLLCVLDVTSFVGLLEFFYSEVSAGMKSIGGSLVFCILGVASWLGSLLIQVVNDVTARRGGGSSGRDHGWLGGANLNASRLDLFYWLLAVLGLVSFGLYVLCAWSYTYRHDPRMQATTTDGSDVADLHTC; from the exons ATGGCTTTGCAAGACCTTGTGGACTGGAGGGGACGCCCGGTTAACCAAAAAAAGCAAGGTGGAGTCAGAGCCAGCGTCTTCATCCACT TGACCTACTTGCATGGGACGATGCACATGGACGTGAAGGACGCCTCCACCACGTCCACAaacttcttcggcgccatctgtttcttctccttcttgggtGCCTTCATCTCCGACTCCTACATCAAGCGcttctacaccatcctcatctttGCCCCAATCGAGATCTTG GGGTACATGCTCCTAGCATACCAAGCACACTTCCCGTCGCTTCACTCGCCGCCGTGCGACATGATCAACAACCCCAGCGATTGCACTCCGGTGAGCGGCCGCAACCTGAGCCTGCTCACGCTGGGCCTATACCTGATCCCCGTCGGCGAGAGCTCAGTGCGCACGTGCGCGGCGGCGCTGGGCGGCGACCAGTTCGACGAGGACAGCCCGGCGGAGCTTCCCGGCAAGATCAGCTTCTTCAACTGGTTCGAGATCAGCATATCGCTGGGAGCGATGGTTGGGGTCGTCTTCTTGGTGTGGGTGCAGGACAACGTCGGATGGGACCTTGGCTTCGCGCTCGCTGCGCTCATGGTGCTCGTCGGCACGCTCGGCGTCGCCGTCGGCCTGCCGTTCTACCGGCACCAGAAGCCCGAGGGGAGCCCCATCACGAGAATCCTTCAG GTTTTCGTGGCGGCGTTTAGGAAGAGGAAGCTACGGGTGCCTGAGAATCTGATGGAGATGCATAGTAAGGTCACTGACGGCACTGGCACGAGCGTTGAATCTATGGACACAACTGCTGGCCTCAT GTTCCTTGACAAggcggcggtggacgacggcgacACGCGGGCGTGGTCGCTGTGCACGGTGGCACAGGTGGAGGAGGCCAAGACCCTCCTCCGCATGATTCCCATCTTCCTCAGCTCCATCCTCGCCTACATCCCGTTCTCGCTGCTCCTCTCGCTCACCGTGGAGCAGGCAGGGACCATGGACACCAGGCTCGGCGGCATCACCGTCCCCCCGGCGAGCCTCACCGTCATCCCCGTCGCGGTCCAGACCCTCATCCTGCTGGTCTACGACCGCGCCGTCATGCCGTGGCTACGGCGCGCCACGGGGTACGCCGGCGGCGTGACGCACCTGCAGCGCGCGGGGGTCGGGTTCGCCTCCAGCGTCCTGGCCATCGCCACGGCCGCCACGGTCGAGGGCCTCCGCCGCAGGAGGAGCGGCCGGCCCATGTCGGCGTTCTGTCTGGCGCCGCAGCTCGTCCTCCTCTGCGTCCTGGACGTCACCTCCTTCGTTGGCCTGCTCGAGTTCTTCTACAGCGAGGTGTCCGCGGGCATGAAGTCCATCGGcggctccctcgtcttctgcatcctcGGCGTCGCGTCGTGGCTGGGGAGCTTACTTATCCAGGTGGTCAACGACGTCACAGCTCGCcgtggtggtggcagcagcgggcGCGACCATGGGTGGCTCGGCGGCGCCAACCTCAACGCCAGCCGCCTCGATCTCTTCTACTGGCTCCTTGCGGTGCTGGGGCTCGTCTCTTTCGGTCTCTACGTGCTCTGCGCGTGGAGCTACACCTATAGGCATGATCCCAGGATGCAAGCCACCACAACGGATGGTTCTGATGTAGCCGATCTACACACCTGCTGA